The DNA sequence CTCCCCATCATAGTTACAGGTGATCGTCCCCGCCCCGATATTCACGTTCGCGCCCACCTGCGCATCCCCCAGATAGCCGAAATGTCCCATCCGGGTTCCAGGGCCCAAATGACTGTTCTTCACCTCGCCGAAGTTGCCCACATACACGCCGCTCTCCAGATGGGCGCCCTGGCGAAGGTGGGCGTACGGCCCCACCGCGCTGTCCTGCTCCATCACCGCCTCCTCCACCACCGAGGCGAACACACGGCATCGGTCGCCGATCCGGCTATCGCGGATCACGGCGTTGGGGCCGATCTCGCATCCCTCGCCGATGGAGGTCTCCCCGCGCAGATGGGTATTCGGGTGGATCACCGTGTCCCGGCCGATCTTCACCGTCTCATCGACGTAGGTCACATCCGGGGCGATGAAGGTGACCCCCTCCAGCATCCAGCGCTGGTTGATCCGACGCCTCACGATCGCCTCCGCCCGGGCCAGGTGGATGCGATTGTTGACGCCCTGCACCTCCTCGACATCATGGATCGTGTACGCCAGGACCTGTTGTCCCTCGTCCGATGCCATCCCGATCAGGTCGGTCAGGTAGTACTCGCCCACCGGGCTGAGCGACAGCCGGTCCAGATGCTCCCACAGCCAATCCTCACGGAAGCAGTACACGCCGGCGTTCAGCTCGCGGATCTGAAGCTGCTCCGGGGTCGCCACCTTCTCCTCGACGATCCTCAGGATGCGCCCGCTCTCGTCACGAAGCACCCGCCCGAACCCCATGGAGTCCTCGCTGATGACGGTGAGGATCGTCATCGGCCCATCATTGGTCGCCTGCATCTCCACCAGGCGTCGCAGCGTCTCGGCGCGCAGCAAAGGCATATCCGCGTAGCAGACCAGGATATGCCGCACCTGGCCCTCCAGGACGGGACGGGTCTGAGCGACGGCATGGCCGGTGCCCAACTGCTCCGGCTGGACCACGTACGTCACGCTCTCTCCAAGCTCCGCGCGCACGGCGTCCGCCCCGACGCCGATCACAACCACAGGGGGACGATCCGTCAGACCGGCGGCATGATCCACCACGTAACGGATCATGGGCTTGCCCGCGATGGGGTGCAGCACCTTGGGGAGTGATGAGCGCATGCGGGTTCCCTGGCCAGCCGCCAGGATCACAACGGCCAGATCGTGTGTCATCGTGAGAGCTCCTGATAGGGATGTGATCGCGATAAAAGGAAAAGCCAGGCGAAGCGGTTATGGAGCATAGGGACCACCTCGCCTGGCTGAAAGCTCGAATCGCCGAGGTCTTAGATCATCATAAGCGGCATAATAACTAGAGGAGGGATCCTCCTCTGTCAAGGTCTCGCACCCGGCAGTGCAAGGGATCACGGTTTGACCAAGCCTATCGCTACAAGTACTCATAGATGGGTAAAAGGGCCCTACCTATCCTGATAAACCTCGCATAGCCATCCCTGGGGGAGGGAATCACCCTCCAGGGCATGAAAAAAGCTCTGTTGGCAACGACCTACTCTCGCAGGGGCTCGCGCCCCCACTACCATCGGCGCTGGAGGGCTTAACTTCCAGGTTCGGGATGGAACTGGGTGTACCCCCTCCGCTCAAGTCACCAACAGAGCTTTTCTGCAGTTGGAAACGATAGGTTCTCAATTTGCGATTAACTCACTGGAGAACCGAATAGGATATGAAGTTCAATTGCTGCGATCTCGCGTGGAGTAAGCCCTCGTGCATTAGTACGGCTCGGCTAAACACATTGCTGTGCGTACACCTGCCGCCTATCGAACCG is a window from the Chloroflexota bacterium genome containing:
- the glmU gene encoding UDP-N-acetylglucosamine diphosphorylase/glucosamine-1-phosphate N-acetyltransferase, whose protein sequence is MTHDLAVVILAAGQGTRMRSSLPKVLHPIAGKPMIRYVVDHAAGLTDRPPVVVIGVGADAVRAELGESVTYVVQPEQLGTGHAVAQTRPVLEGQVRHILVCYADMPLLRAETLRRLVEMQATNDGPMTILTVISEDSMGFGRVLRDESGRILRIVEEKVATPEQLQIRELNAGVYCFREDWLWEHLDRLSLSPVGEYYLTDLIGMASDEGQQVLAYTIHDVEEVQGVNNRIHLARAEAIVRRRINQRWMLEGVTFIAPDVTYVDETVKIGRDTVIHPNTHLRGETSIGEGCEIGPNAVIRDSRIGDRCRVFASVVEEAVMEQDSAVGPYAHLRQGAHLESGVYVGNFGEVKNSHLGPGTRMGHFGYLGDAQVGANVNIGAGTITCNYDGERKHPTEIGDDVFLGSDTLLIAPVRIGRGARTGAGSVVTHDIPEGELAYGVPARVKKKRERSSSI